A genome region from Crossiella equi includes the following:
- a CDS encoding MmyB family transcriptional regulator gives MRAATGRPPHPPRLTELVDELSMRSTRFRQLWIYQAAPGSESEAALRHLRQDRTRY, from the coding sequence CTGCGCGCCGCCACGGGCCGCCCGCCGCACCCGCCCCGCCTGACCGAGCTGGTCGACGAGCTGTCCATGCGCAGTACCCGGTTCCGCCAGCTGTGGATCTACCAGGCGGCGCCGGGTTCCGAGTCCGAGGCGGCACTGCGCCATCTCAGGCAGGACCGAACTCGCTACTGA